In Nitrospira sp., the following are encoded in one genomic region:
- a CDS encoding flagellar motor protein produces the protein MDIATVLGIVIALGSIVGGQVLEGGHVSSILQLTAFIIVIGGTVGAICIQNPLPVVIKAVGALSLALFGHHIDNKGTIKLILDLANLSRKQGLLALEGKLKDIKDPFIKKGIQLIVDGTEPKAVHEILEIEVEHHEEQGMIAAKVWEAAGGYAPTVGILGAVLGLIHVMENLADPSKLGSGIAVAFVATIYGVGAANLFFLPVANKIKLKLKEEAGGRNLIIMGLVGLAHGENPRLLQEKLESVLPHSERTKETKK, from the coding sequence ATGGATATTGCAACAGTACTCGGGATCGTGATCGCGTTGGGTTCCATCGTTGGGGGGCAAGTGCTGGAAGGCGGCCACGTGAGTTCGATCCTGCAGCTGACCGCCTTTATCATCGTGATCGGTGGGACGGTCGGAGCGATCTGTATCCAGAATCCGCTGCCGGTCGTCATCAAGGCGGTCGGGGCCCTGTCTCTGGCGCTTTTCGGCCATCACATCGACAATAAGGGCACGATCAAGTTGATCTTGGATCTCGCAAACCTCTCGCGAAAGCAGGGGTTGCTGGCGCTCGAGGGAAAATTGAAAGACATCAAAGACCCCTTCATAAAGAAAGGAATTCAGCTGATTGTTGACGGCACCGAACCGAAAGCTGTGCATGAGATTCTCGAAATTGAAGTGGAACACCATGAGGAACAAGGCATGATTGCGGCCAAGGTCTGGGAAGCAGCCGGAGGATACGCCCCAACGGTCGGCATCCTTGGCGCGGTGCTGGGGTTGATTCATGTGATGGAAAATCTCGCTGATCCCTCGAAACTTGGCAGCGGGATCGCGGTCGCGTTCGTCGCGACGATCTATGGCGTGGGGGCGGCGAACCTCTTCTTCCTCCCCGTTGCCAACAAGATCAAGCTGAAGCTGAAAGAGGAAGCGGGGGGCCGCAACCTGATCATCATGGGGCTCGTCGGGCTCGCCCATGGTGAAAATCCGCGGTTGCTGCAAGAAAAGTTGGAGAGTGTCCTTCCACACAGCGAACGTACGAAAGAGACAAAGAAGTGA
- a CDS encoding STAS domain-containing protein: MTTEPAPSQTKRTEDQNPRHLALKGDLTIFEVTEFKASLMKLLANEGLVSLDLSGVARVDAAAIQLMLAARKQGRMIVMGISDDLQTKLNHLGLADPLSE; the protein is encoded by the coding sequence ATGACAACGGAACCGGCTCCATCTCAAACGAAGCGGACTGAAGATCAAAATCCCCGACACCTCGCCCTCAAGGGCGATCTCACCATCTTTGAGGTGACGGAGTTCAAGGCATCTCTGATGAAGCTGCTTGCAAATGAGGGGTTGGTGTCATTGGATCTCAGCGGCGTTGCACGAGTGGACGCGGCGGCGATTCAGCTGATGCTGGCAGCACGCAAGCAAGGACGCATGATCGTGATGGGGATCTCCGATGACCTTCAGACGAAACTGAATCACTTGGGATTGGCCGATCCTCTGAGCGAGTGA
- a CDS encoding P-loop NTPase, with amino-acid sequence MACVISVASGKGGVGKSVISVNLALVLARKGKQVVLADLDVGGADAHVLVGLLNPPFTLTDYLNHRIEHLDDLAQRLSIHPNLRIIPGTGDTLATANMAYSRKIRLIRNFQDIRADVIIVDIGAGTGYHALDFFLMADHYLAVATPDPTSVLDLYRFIKLAAIRRVLSMFVMRDVMPERFTNRDYSSVEEVLDVAGKTDESGRAAAENTLRAFQPTLILNRVTGRARVNVLQLRKLLKEYVGGDLTLLGEIPEDPAMEQAVRAYMPVSQYAPSSPAAAALEKMGEALLQLLKTPPAQAA; translated from the coding sequence ATGGCGTGTGTGATATCGGTCGCTTCGGGAAAAGGCGGAGTGGGGAAAAGTGTGATTTCGGTCAACCTGGCTCTCGTCTTGGCACGGAAGGGGAAGCAGGTAGTCCTCGCAGACCTCGATGTCGGCGGCGCCGACGCACATGTGCTGGTGGGCCTCCTAAACCCGCCGTTCACCCTGACCGACTACCTCAACCATCGAATCGAGCACCTAGATGATCTGGCTCAACGTCTCTCCATTCACCCGAACTTGCGGATTATTCCCGGCACCGGCGACACATTGGCGACGGCCAACATGGCCTATTCACGGAAGATCCGCCTGATCCGGAATTTTCAGGACATCCGCGCGGACGTGATCATCGTCGATATCGGAGCAGGAACGGGCTATCATGCGCTCGATTTCTTTCTGATGGCCGACCATTACCTTGCTGTCGCAACCCCGGACCCGACCTCTGTCCTGGATCTCTACAGATTCATCAAGCTGGCTGCGATTCGTCGTGTCTTGTCGATGTTCGTGATGCGGGATGTCATGCCTGAGAGGTTTACTAATCGAGACTACAGCAGTGTGGAAGAGGTGTTGGACGTGGCGGGAAAGACTGATGAATCGGGCCGAGCGGCTGCTGAGAACACTCTGCGAGCTTTTCAGCCAACCCTCATCCTCAATCGAGTCACAGGGCGGGCTCGCGTCAATGTGTTGCAGCTTAGGAAGTTGCTCAAAGAGTATGTTGGGGGTGACTTAACCTTATTGGGTGAAATTCCCGAAGACCCTGCGATGGAACAAGCGGTACGAGCCTACATGCCGGTGAGTCAGTACGCCCCTTCTTCCCCTGCCGCCGCTGCGTTGGAGAAGATGGGAGAGGCGCTGCTACAGCTCCTCAAGACCCCTCCTGCCCAAGCGGCATAA
- a CDS encoding flagellar motor protein MotB, with translation MAKHKHEEHENHERWLVSYADFITLLFAFFVVMYSISSVNIGKYRTVSESIKAALNPLVNHSGANQVISVGEAKPALQGRNPTDAKEVMIRRIRQLAQVIKDKQLRDMVAFVTVVQTINGDIVITIPDRLLFTSGEATVRAEALPFLEGLGGAILEMNRHARVEGHTDNVPIRTAQFPSNWELSAARAVMVVRVLSELYGVSADHLAAVGHADTRPVTANADAEQRAKNRRVEVVILEQAPPVPLLQTADKTDIPKQPTDESPPSASQPGPELLGEGRLRTP, from the coding sequence ATGGCGAAGCATAAACACGAAGAACACGAAAATCACGAGCGCTGGCTGGTCTCGTATGCCGATTTCATTACCTTACTGTTTGCGTTCTTCGTCGTGATGTACTCGATCTCGTCGGTCAACATCGGAAAGTACCGAACTGTCAGCGAATCGATCAAGGCGGCGTTGAATCCGCTCGTTAACCACTCGGGTGCGAATCAGGTAATCAGCGTCGGCGAAGCAAAACCAGCGCTGCAAGGGCGGAATCCAACCGACGCCAAGGAAGTCATGATCCGCCGTATCCGCCAATTAGCCCAAGTCATTAAAGACAAGCAACTGAGAGACATGGTGGCGTTCGTCACCGTCGTGCAGACGATCAATGGAGACATCGTAATTACCATTCCTGATCGTCTACTGTTTACCAGTGGAGAAGCGACTGTCAGAGCGGAAGCCCTCCCTTTTCTCGAAGGATTAGGCGGAGCCATCCTGGAAATGAACCGACATGCCCGTGTCGAAGGACATACGGATAATGTTCCAATTCGGACGGCACAATTTCCTTCTAATTGGGAACTGTCGGCCGCTCGAGCAGTAATGGTTGTACGGGTATTGTCGGAGCTGTACGGAGTATCGGCGGATCACCTGGCGGCCGTGGGGCATGCCGATACCAGACCCGTGACGGCGAACGCTGATGCGGAACAGAGGGCTAAGAATCGTCGAGTCGAAGTCGTGATTCTTGAGCAAGCGCCTCCGGTTCCCCTTCTCCAAACAGCGGATAAGACGGACATACCTAAGCAACCGACTGACGAATCGCCGCCGAGCGCGTCGCAGCCTGGTCCTGAGTTGCTCGGTGAAGGTCGACTCCGGACGCCGTAG
- a CDS encoding protein phosphatase CheZ, producing the protein MQNQEPKLVEELGALTRFVDNAMKAISAATPQIISSSTQLPTAASHLSDLSKMTEDGTLEVMRLTEMIQDHHGQMANDLSSVVEVLQAMDCATLAVRLEKVTSVLARDGKCLTEIMTALSFQDLVAQRVKKLVAILDEVQGRLMELVVVFGFQESCEVARDTGTAGQLLKQLEESKTTGMKQKVADDILAQLGFK; encoded by the coding sequence GTGCAGAATCAAGAACCTAAATTAGTCGAAGAACTCGGGGCCTTGACTCGTTTTGTGGATAACGCGATGAAAGCCATCTCGGCAGCCACCCCGCAGATCATTTCCAGCAGTACTCAGCTGCCGACCGCTGCCTCCCATTTGAGCGATCTGAGCAAGATGACGGAGGATGGCACACTTGAGGTGATGCGTTTAACGGAGATGATTCAGGATCATCACGGGCAGATGGCCAACGACCTCTCCTCGGTCGTCGAGGTCTTACAGGCGATGGATTGCGCGACCCTTGCAGTACGTCTCGAGAAGGTGACCTCTGTCCTCGCTCGGGACGGCAAATGTCTGACGGAGATCATGACCGCCCTATCCTTTCAAGATCTGGTGGCTCAACGGGTGAAGAAACTTGTTGCCATTCTCGACGAAGTGCAAGGACGGCTGATGGAGCTTGTGGTCGTGTTCGGATTTCAGGAAAGTTGCGAGGTGGCACGTGATACCGGCACAGCCGGACAGTTACTCAAACAACTTGAGGAATCGAAAACGACGGGCATGAAGCAGAAGGTTGCCGACGACATCCTGGCTCAGCTCGGATTCAAATGA
- a CDS encoding PilZ domain-containing protein yields the protein MTMTSPVTAPSVPSKHSADERREWIRIDDRVLMEYRLLTDTGTVNSVETGSTTPEMISAAVTKPTADLLARTGESLIGSPVLPWIMKVDYLLEVILNSLTTIAPSSVVMAKLTNVNLSGGGVGFTSCREFAVGDRISVKLILPPFTSIHAVAEVIRSTSEPQKQGWILATEFVEISANDQEHLIRHILHTQAERLRARRTSVL from the coding sequence ATGACCATGACGTCTCCAGTCACGGCTCCTTCCGTACCATCCAAGCATTCCGCAGATGAACGGCGAGAATGGATCAGAATCGACGACAGGGTGCTGATGGAATATCGTTTGCTGACCGATACTGGAACCGTCAATTCTGTCGAGACAGGCAGCACTACTCCGGAGATGATTTCAGCAGCGGTTACGAAGCCTACAGCGGACCTGCTCGCGCGCACTGGCGAGTCATTGATCGGCTCACCGGTGCTTCCTTGGATCATGAAAGTCGACTACCTACTCGAAGTCATTCTCAATTCCCTCACGACGATCGCGCCGTCAAGTGTCGTCATGGCGAAGCTGACGAATGTCAATTTGAGCGGAGGGGGAGTGGGTTTCACGTCCTGCCGCGAATTCGCTGTTGGCGACCGAATATCGGTCAAGCTGATCCTGCCTCCGTTTACCTCCATCCACGCAGTGGCGGAGGTTATCCGATCGACATCGGAGCCCCAGAAACAGGGCTGGATTCTTGCCACGGAATTCGTCGAGATCAGTGCAAACGATCAGGAGCATCTCATCCGCCACATTCTCCATACACAAGCCGAACGATTGAGAGCCCGCCGGACTTCTGTCTTGTAG
- a CDS encoding chemotaxis protein CheW, which yields MDKKINDLNQQAGLSTDGSQFLTFSLGEDLYGVDILRVQEIKGYTVVTKIPNTPPHIKGVLNLRGTIVPIIELRTKFRMPTIDYTALTVIVVVVVQAKVMGLVVDAVWDVLDIEKKDIQSVPDFGNKVDVTFLNGIGKSGDKLVSLLDLDRLLLDLVGKDSSKDLPVVLSAQGAGPNGMSGY from the coding sequence ATGGACAAGAAAATCAATGACCTCAATCAGCAAGCAGGATTGAGCACAGACGGGAGCCAGTTCTTGACATTCAGTCTTGGAGAAGATCTCTATGGTGTCGATATTCTCCGTGTGCAGGAGATCAAGGGGTATACGGTCGTGACCAAAATTCCGAATACACCGCCTCATATCAAGGGAGTTTTGAATCTGCGCGGAACCATCGTGCCCATTATCGAGCTACGGACTAAATTCCGTATGCCGACAATCGACTACACGGCGTTGACCGTCATCGTCGTGGTGGTGGTGCAGGCCAAAGTGATGGGGTTGGTAGTTGATGCGGTATGGGACGTGCTCGACATCGAGAAAAAGGATATTCAGTCGGTACCGGATTTCGGGAATAAGGTCGACGTGACGTTCTTGAACGGGATTGGAAAGTCCGGCGACAAACTGGTGTCACTGTTGGACCTCGACCGGTTGTTACTGGATTTAGTCGGGAAAGATTCATCCAAGGATTTGCCGGTGGTGCTCTCAGCGCAAGGAGCCGGACCGAACGGCATGTCCGGCTACTAA
- a CDS encoding chemotaxis response regulator CheY, with protein sequence MPADPNMKILVVDDMVTMRRIVKNILKQLGFANIDEAENGQEALQKLRTDTFGFVVSDWNMPVMTGIDMLRAIRADEKIKTTPVLMVTAEAQQSNLAEAVQVGVNNYVVKPFTAETLQEKIAKIFK encoded by the coding sequence ATGCCGGCCGATCCAAACATGAAAATCCTCGTGGTTGATGACATGGTGACGATGAGAAGAATCGTCAAGAATATTCTGAAGCAGTTGGGATTCGCCAATATAGATGAGGCGGAAAACGGACAAGAGGCGCTGCAGAAGCTGCGAACAGACACCTTCGGCTTCGTGGTGTCCGACTGGAACATGCCGGTCATGACGGGCATCGACATGCTTCGTGCGATTCGAGCGGACGAGAAGATCAAGACAACGCCCGTCTTGATGGTGACCGCCGAGGCGCAACAAAGCAACTTGGCCGAGGCAGTGCAAGTGGGTGTCAACAACTATGTCGTCAAGCCATTCACAGCCGAGACTTTGCAGGAAAAGATTGCGAAAATCTTCAAGTAA
- a CDS encoding chemotaxis protein CheA, translating into MNNEFAQFQDAFFEEAAEHLAVVEEGLLKLEQHPEDLDLLNKVFRSAHSIKGTAGMFGFNAVAEFTHKIETLLDLLRNGRKAVSPSIADLLLEALDCLKMLIQSTKSGAAIDDKTVERLAGELASSSASDSQASAVNVNRTNAQPVSGENCGGDQTFAIKWIPPEWLFQRGLDPLQTFKELKSIGVLTGVTLDMSRVPELGCIDPETCYLSWTMQLTTSKDQKVIESVFECVREDSALLIQPLEGAGERAQNLVTEADFSAEPEAPKLLGQILVEGGVVSHDELDRALREQERVGEILVKQKVVTRQQIEQALQKQRQQEFRALAKKPDATSIRVDTAKIDRLINLVGELVITQSMLNDLGSRFEMRQLPVLLERMVELQRNTREIQERVMSIRMLPIGTVFAKFPRLVRDLSAKTGKKIQLILSGEETELDKTVIESIGDPLIHLIRNSADHGLELPEERLDNNKQAVGTIRLNAFHEGGNICITVEDDGRGLDRDKIVAKANKQGLISDSDKLADDQIWPLIFKPGFSTAERISDVSGRGVGMDVVKRNIESLGGTVSIRTTKGKGTIFILKLPLTLAIIDGMTVRVGKETYIVPLLSVLESIQPKAELIKTVVGKGELINVRSIYIPIVRLYEVFASESQHRDPKEAILLILETEGERVAIMVDEILGQQQVVIKSIEQNFRKVEGIAGATILGDGRVGFIVDVRGVLEIARHGHPVAA; encoded by the coding sequence ATGAACAACGAGTTCGCACAATTTCAGGACGCGTTCTTTGAGGAGGCGGCTGAGCATCTCGCGGTCGTTGAAGAAGGGCTCCTGAAATTGGAACAGCACCCGGAGGATCTCGACCTTCTCAATAAGGTCTTTCGCTCGGCCCATTCGATCAAAGGCACAGCCGGCATGTTCGGCTTTAATGCGGTTGCGGAATTTACCCACAAGATTGAGACGTTGCTTGATTTACTCCGGAATGGGCGGAAGGCGGTTTCTCCATCCATCGCGGATCTCCTCTTAGAGGCACTCGATTGCTTGAAGATGCTGATCCAATCAACAAAGTCAGGCGCGGCGATTGACGACAAAACCGTCGAGAGACTCGCTGGAGAGTTGGCCTCATCGAGTGCGTCGGACTCGCAGGCGTCGGCAGTGAATGTGAATAGGACAAATGCGCAACCTGTTTCAGGCGAAAATTGTGGTGGAGATCAGACTTTTGCGATCAAGTGGATCCCTCCGGAATGGTTATTTCAACGAGGGCTCGACCCGCTTCAAACGTTCAAAGAACTAAAAAGCATTGGCGTCCTAACCGGAGTCACGCTCGATATGTCTCGAGTACCGGAGCTTGGCTGCATCGATCCGGAGACCTGCTACTTGTCATGGACCATGCAACTGACAACAAGCAAAGATCAGAAGGTAATCGAGTCCGTCTTCGAATGTGTCAGAGAAGACAGCGCGCTATTAATCCAGCCGCTTGAAGGCGCAGGAGAGCGAGCGCAGAATCTTGTAACGGAAGCAGACTTCTCCGCCGAACCAGAAGCTCCCAAACTGCTTGGGCAAATTCTCGTGGAAGGTGGCGTGGTTTCTCACGACGAGCTTGATCGCGCGCTGAGAGAACAAGAGCGGGTAGGAGAAATTCTTGTCAAACAAAAGGTGGTCACCCGCCAACAGATCGAACAGGCGCTGCAGAAACAACGTCAGCAGGAATTCCGCGCGCTGGCGAAAAAACCGGATGCCACCTCCATCCGCGTTGATACGGCAAAGATTGACAGGCTTATCAACTTGGTGGGTGAGCTGGTGATCACCCAATCTATGCTGAACGATTTGGGGTCTCGATTCGAGATGCGGCAGTTGCCGGTGTTATTGGAGCGTATGGTGGAACTGCAACGGAACACTCGAGAAATTCAAGAACGTGTCATGAGCATCCGCATGTTGCCCATCGGTACCGTATTTGCCAAGTTTCCTCGGCTCGTGCGCGACCTTTCAGCCAAAACAGGCAAGAAGATCCAACTCATCCTGTCCGGAGAAGAGACGGAATTGGACAAGACGGTCATCGAGTCCATCGGCGATCCGCTCATTCACTTGATAAGGAATTCGGCCGATCATGGATTGGAGCTTCCGGAAGAGCGATTGGACAATAATAAACAAGCGGTCGGGACGATCCGGCTCAATGCGTTCCATGAGGGCGGAAACATCTGCATCACAGTGGAGGACGATGGGCGTGGATTGGACCGCGACAAGATTGTGGCGAAGGCAAACAAGCAAGGCTTGATCAGCGACAGCGATAAACTGGCAGATGATCAAATCTGGCCGTTGATCTTCAAACCAGGATTTTCAACCGCGGAGAGAATATCGGACGTGTCGGGTCGTGGTGTGGGCATGGATGTGGTGAAGCGAAACATCGAAAGTCTGGGAGGGACAGTCAGTATCAGAACCACCAAGGGTAAGGGCACCATATTCATACTCAAGCTGCCGCTCACGTTGGCGATCATTGACGGCATGACGGTGCGGGTCGGGAAGGAAACCTACATCGTGCCGCTCCTGTCCGTACTCGAGTCGATCCAACCTAAAGCCGAATTGATCAAAACCGTGGTCGGCAAGGGTGAACTCATTAATGTTCGAAGCATCTACATCCCGATCGTGCGATTGTACGAAGTCTTCGCGAGCGAGTCACAGCATAGGGATCCCAAGGAGGCTATTCTGCTCATTCTGGAGACGGAAGGGGAGCGGGTGGCGATTATGGTGGATGAAATTCTTGGACAACAGCAGGTTGTCATCAAAAGCATAGAGCAGAATTTTCGTAAGGTCGAAGGCATCGCCGGTGCAACAATTCTTGGAGATGGCAGGGTCGGGTTCATTGTCGATGTACGTGGCGTGCTCGAAATCGCTCGCCACGGTCATCCGGTTGCAGCTTGA
- a CDS encoding helix-turn-helix domain-containing protein — protein sequence MNNQDSTAAAIQAVETTAREGEILTVMEVAQFLRVPKSTVYKLARVGELPASKIGKHWRFLRRDIHEWMHGRSRQA from the coding sequence ATGAATAATCAAGACTCTACAGCAGCAGCGATCCAGGCCGTGGAGACCACAGCACGGGAAGGGGAAATTCTGACCGTCATGGAGGTGGCTCAGTTCCTTCGGGTACCGAAGTCTACTGTCTACAAACTCGCCCGAGTTGGTGAACTGCCGGCGTCAAAAATTGGCAAGCATTGGCGCTTCCTTCGCCGTGATATCCATGAATGGATGCATGGTCGGTCTCGGCAAGCCTAG
- the fliD gene encoding flagellar filament capping protein FliD: MATISFGGLGNGLDFGQVVDQLVKASRIPVDRLNAKKDDLNSKSTDYATLNTKLIGLQSAADKMRLPSNFDRTSVSVSDTTVLTATGSSSAVQGSYTVKVTQLAQSHQITSKAAKAVASTTTDIVSGGSGTFIFRVGSGTNQTVSLNATATIEDFKSAINDLGAGVTASVVNTGSEASPAYRLVLTATSTGATNEVTIVADNTDLDFLNSTGTGGTDTLQAAQDAVIVVGDPTLNPLTFQRSSNSITDAITDVALTLTKTTGSSTISVNVSRDMSAVQTNIKSLATAYNEVVKFITERTTYDITTKKGGIFFNEPTVRTVLSQVRTALSSVVSGSTAYVSVGDVGFKTERDGSVTVDDAKLNAALSSNYTAVKNLFVNQTGSVGVAQLLNAAVDTLDDIESGALTVRKRGLTDQISDVTDEIARKEDLITQYEERLRRQYAALDGLLRQMQSQIGFLQSNSSLTGKN, translated from the coding sequence ATGGCCACGATAAGTTTTGGCGGCCTGGGAAACGGACTGGACTTCGGCCAGGTTGTCGATCAATTGGTCAAGGCGTCGCGCATCCCCGTCGATCGACTCAACGCCAAGAAGGACGACCTGAATTCGAAATCGACCGACTACGCTACGCTGAACACGAAGCTGATCGGCCTTCAGAGCGCGGCCGACAAGATGCGCCTGCCCTCCAACTTCGACCGCACCAGTGTGTCGGTCAGCGACACAACCGTGCTCACGGCAACTGGGTCGTCGTCGGCAGTTCAGGGAAGCTATACGGTCAAGGTCACGCAACTGGCGCAATCCCACCAGATCACGAGCAAGGCGGCGAAGGCGGTTGCGTCCACGACGACCGATATCGTGAGCGGCGGCTCGGGGACGTTCATCTTCCGCGTGGGCAGCGGCACGAATCAAACCGTCAGTCTGAACGCCACCGCGACAATCGAAGATTTTAAATCCGCCATCAATGATCTCGGTGCCGGCGTCACCGCATCAGTCGTGAACACGGGGAGTGAGGCTTCTCCCGCCTACCGGCTGGTGCTGACCGCCACTAGTACCGGTGCTACCAACGAGGTCACCATTGTCGCAGACAACACCGACCTCGATTTTCTAAACAGCACCGGAACCGGAGGAACCGATACTCTTCAAGCGGCTCAGGACGCCGTGATCGTTGTGGGCGATCCCACCCTGAATCCACTGACATTCCAACGAAGCAGCAACAGTATTACCGATGCTATTACTGATGTGGCGTTGACGCTGACTAAGACGACCGGCTCAAGTACGATCTCGGTCAATGTCTCACGGGATATGTCGGCCGTCCAAACCAACATCAAATCTCTGGCGACGGCGTACAATGAGGTGGTCAAGTTCATCACCGAGCGGACTACCTACGACATCACGACCAAGAAGGGCGGAATCTTCTTTAACGAACCGACGGTGCGGACGGTGCTCAGCCAGGTAAGGACGGCACTCTCCTCCGTCGTGTCGGGATCGACCGCCTATGTTTCGGTGGGTGACGTCGGGTTCAAGACGGAGCGTGACGGATCGGTGACGGTCGATGATGCCAAGCTGAATGCGGCGCTCAGTTCTAATTACACGGCAGTCAAAAATCTGTTCGTGAATCAAACCGGCAGCGTCGGAGTCGCCCAGCTCCTCAATGCAGCGGTGGATACGCTCGATGATATTGAATCCGGAGCGCTGACGGTCCGAAAACGAGGCCTCACCGACCAGATTTCGGATGTGACGGACGAGATTGCCCGGAAAGAAGATCTCATCACGCAGTATGAAGAACGGCTCCGCCGCCAGTACGCCGCGCTCGATGGGCTCCTAAGACAAATGCAAAGCCAGATCGGCTTCCTTCAGTCCAACTCCTCACTAACTGGGAAAAATTAG
- the fliS gene encoding flagellar export chaperone FliS, whose translation MLTQYTNQYQQTQVMTSSRVQVVVLLYDAAIQSIELARVGIESNNLREKGRFLGRAISIIGELNSVLDFEQGGEIAHSLHRLYEYMLSELVTANARNDARRLDGPLRCMTTLREGWLEVAVQQTRMAGVR comes from the coding sequence ATGCTCACTCAATACACGAACCAGTATCAGCAGACACAGGTGATGACCTCCTCCAGAGTCCAGGTCGTCGTGCTGCTCTACGACGCGGCCATCCAATCGATTGAACTGGCCCGGGTTGGGATTGAGTCGAACAATCTAAGAGAGAAAGGCCGATTCCTCGGACGAGCCATTTCCATCATCGGGGAGCTCAATAGTGTGCTCGATTTCGAACAAGGCGGTGAGATCGCCCATTCGCTGCACCGCCTCTACGAGTACATGCTCAGCGAACTAGTCACGGCCAATGCCCGCAATGATGCGCGCCGACTTGATGGCCCGCTGCGTTGCATGACGACACTTCGTGAGGGGTGGCTTGAGGTTGCGGTACAGCAGACTCGTATGGCAGGTGTACGGTGA